DNA sequence from the Nicotiana tomentosiformis chromosome 3, ASM39032v3, whole genome shotgun sequence genome:
ATAGATGGTGGTAGACAAGGATAtatgattttatcatggctgaagaCTCAGAACTTTGGGATGTCATCTGCGATGGTCCTTTTGTTCCTATGAAGACCATTGGAGAACCAGAAGTGTCAGTTCCCAAGACTAGGAAAGAATACAACGATGCTAACTCAAAGGCTATAGAGAAGAACTTCCGAGCCAAAAAGATCCTCGGCTGTGGTATTGGACCAGGTGAATACAATCGGATTTCTGCCTGCCAATCTGCCAAGGAGATCTGGAAAGCTCTCCAAATAGCACATGAAGGGACTACTCAAGTCAAACAGTCGAAGATTAACATGCTAACTACTGAGTATGAGCTATTCAGGACGTAGGACAatgagtccattcaggacatgcacacTCTCTTCACTTCTATTATCAATGAGCTCCATTCTCTGGGAGAAATCATTTCAAGAAACAAGCTTGTCAGAAAAATACTCAGCGTATTACCTGGATCCTGGGAAAGCAAAGTAAATGCTATCACGGAGGCAAAGGATCTGCAGAAGCTGACCATTGATGAACTTATTGGCAAtatgaaaacttatgaaatgaataagaagaaggacaatgagagaagagagcccaaaagggagaagaacctggtcctcaagacagacaaaaataactcaagtggtgaggatgctgatatggcttacctgacaaagagatttcagaaaatggttcgcaGAAATGGAGGTATTCCAAAAAGGGGAAGCTCTAGCAAGCCAAGAGGCTATTACCTATGTTAAAAGTGTGGGAATCCAAGACATTTCATCAAGGATTGCCCCTCCTCAAGCAAGATCAATA
Encoded proteins:
- the LOC138908462 gene encoding uncharacterized protein — its product is MAEDSELWDVICDGPFVPMKTIGEPEVSVPKTRKEYNDANSKAIEKNFRAKKILGCGIGPGEYNRISACQSAKEIWKALQIAHEGTTQVKQSKINMLTTEYELFRT